Genomic DNA from Salvia miltiorrhiza cultivar Shanhuang (shh) chromosome 1, IMPLAD_Smil_shh, whole genome shotgun sequence:
attttttggatatcatctcgacatattctaaggttatgaatatatatgatattgtatattgaagtagactttaaatgaattaataggtactagatatatcaataatacgggtgttctgtactggtgaccactcgaaaagaacttcaaggttaagcgtgcttgacttagagcacaactaagatgggtgaccgactgggaagttcgtctaaattatgcaatactgtataaatacgaaaataaattatggatatataataaaatcaataaaataaaataaaaaaataaattaaaaaaaattaccgacggcatgttgtcgtcggtaattagcgagggtattttgccgtcggtaatacaTCGGCCAAGACCGGCGAGTGCACCACCACTGTCCGGTGAAAATTTCCGACGGCgatctcgccgccgctaattagcgacggcatttgccgtcggtaattttccggcaactcttCGTCGTTCAACGGCGGCatttaacggcggaaatgccggcggcgttgccgccgttaattgccggcggcggccgatcgccgtcggtaatggcgttatCGACGAGACGAttagcgacggcgagttgccgccggtaacgccGTCGGTAGCCTTTATCACCGGCGGCCGTGCCTTATTACCGACGGctacgtttttttgtagtgatagcGTTTTATTTCACATTTCAACTAGATTGTTGTCAccaggggcggagctaggggtggggcaggggggtcactgggcccccctgggattttaaaaaatagtaggtatattttcgtaattttatattaaaaataaaaaaaatatgattttatcttCATCATTATCGTATTGAgttattttatattgtaatcGATATGTAAGCGTTAgaattggagcttacgtggattagCACAGACGTTGTCGTTTTTGTGAGGCCCAAACGACGTCGCTTCgtacaattttaattaaaaaaatcttcaaattaGAAAGGGATGTATCTTGTATTTGcgccataattttcaatatttagtaattttattgcaaactaTATCGTAAAATCAACATTACGTGGAGAATTAATCCACATAAACTCCAAAGTCAACAATTCGATAATCGAAAATCCCAAGTTTTATCTATCTTGATTTTTTAAAGTTGTTTTGTATGAACTTGAAAATTTGTTTGAAATGtatatttgtaatttaaataatatttataattatattaatgattactccacaatttaatgccatGTTTGGCTTTAAAAAACTGTTCACAAATTAATGCCctgttttgctttttgtacccttttactctcctactttttctatatttactaccatttgccactaatggacccacctccaaacacctttttcacttttatattctatatttactacactttatcactttagtcaactacctttatcactttagtcaactacccttatatttcaccacaacacctttttcagctttcttagtctccgtgcccacacccaaatagggcattaaattgtggacggagtgagtattatttatttttaatttattttattttatttttaattttaatttaattattacttttatttttaaaaaaaaatggacccCTCTGAATcaaaagtctggctccgcccctggttGTCACATTACAAAATCGCGCACTCAAAATGACGTGAATATATAAGGAAAAATACTAAAATACACCTACCAATAATTTCacaattagaattaaaaaaaaaaatctcttgtGCTTCTTGTCCTcgtctaaaataaaataaaataaaagtcaattCGGACGCAATAGATACAATGTTCACCAAACTTTTTAAACTCAAAGGCAAAAGTCAATGAAATCTGCGGAAGATTGATTGATTCCATTCAAACATACATGTAAAAAAAGTCTCCAGATATAAAATCAATGAGTTGTTGTGATCTCATGATAATCATCACCATCATCCTATAAACTATAAAGAATCAAAGAATGTAAACTGAACCAAACAATACTTCACTCCCTCTATCACACTTGATAATGAATATGCAAATTAATTTTCTCACCTTAACTTTATCAACATTACaaacttaattttaattttttcaatttcaatttcatgcAATGATTAGGGGTAAAATTAAAGACCACTTGTTTTGACGGTAGTAGAAGAAAGTATTGCTCTTAAACCTCAACAGTTGTCTGATTAAGCGCAGTGTAACGCCATCTCTCCTTCTCCACAAAATCAGCATCCAAAAACCTAGCAACAAACGCCCAAAATCTATACACATCTTCGAAATTGGTCAACATCCCAAGCGAAGCCGACACCACTCCCACACCACAATCCATCTTCTTCTTGTCTTCTCCGAAGCATATGTTTTTCAAGAATCCAATGCTGAGAGAGATGTTGTTCCGATCAGCCAGCTTCTGCACCAAAACGGGCTCAACCATCTCCCCCTTCCAATCGCAGACGTTGAAGGCGAGGGCCGGGCCTCGGTCCAGCCTGACCCTCGGCCCGTAGAGCGTCACCAGCGGCAGCCCGTTGCCCGAGTGCGGATGCCGCAGACTCAGCAGCGCGTTCACCACCCAGTTCACCAGGTACCTCAGCCTGCTGCTTATCAGAATCAGACCTAATGTGTCCGCGTGATCCAGCCCGCGGAACTCGATTAATGCATTCTTGTTCCCATGGACCTCCACTATCTCCGAGGATGGAACTTCTTCTGAGCTGGATGACGGCGTGCTGTGGAGCTCTTCATCAATGGCGGAACTCCTCGGTGGTACGAGGTTGATGATTCCCATGTTTGTGGAAGACTGATTCAACACCGAAATGCTGGATTTCTTGACGAAGAGGCAGCAGAATCCGGAGGGGTTCTCGCCGAAGATCTTGAAGAAGGAGCAGATGAGGAAATCCGGCTGGAAGAGGGAGAGGCCTAACGTCTCCATTTCCTTAGCCGCTAAAGCAGACGCATCCAGCAACACGTGCCACCCATTCTCCCTCGCCAGATTCATCCATTGATACGAATATCGAGCTCCGCTCATCCTCGATTGGAGGGGGAACGCCAGCAGCCCGCGGTTCTTGTTCATCAGAATCTTCCTCAGCTTCCTCGAGTTCACTCTCAGTGTAGGCCAGGAAAACACGGCGGACTGGGGCCTGCCGCCGCGTTTTCCGGCGGCCTCCACCATCACCTGCAGCGCCTCGTTGTCGTAGTCGTAGAGGCTGACGAGGTTTTGCTGGGACCCGAACGGGTACGACTGCGCCAGGAGCTTGAATGCCGATGACTGGTTAGCCGTGAACACCACCGAGTAATCGTCTTCCGATACATTCATGTACCTGAAGATCCTCCGCTTGGCCGCCGCGTGGAACTCCTGCTCCTCGCCGCCGTAGAGGAGGTAGGAGGTGAAGTTGGTGGAGCTGTAGGCGAAGTCGAAGAACCGCTCCTCCGGCGGCGGCGCGGACGTGGAGGCCGGGAGGAGTTTCTGGGCGTAGGAGAATAGGCCGTGGCCGACGTAGTCGAGGCAGACGTGGTTGGAGAGGTTGAAATGGTAGTATTCCTGAGCTCTGATGCTGTCTGCGAGCACGGAGTTGAAGTAGTTGGGGAGGGCGTCGCGGAGGCTGGAGAGCAGCTCCCTCGACGAGGGGAGCGACTCGTGGTTGGTGAAAGTCGTGCTCGGGTGGAGGGTGGAGAGGATGGCGGAGACGAAGTCGCGGCGGGGGGCCGCGGCGGACGGAGGGGCGGGACTGTGGGGATTGGCACAGCAGCTGTTGAAGCATGCTTTGGATGCCTCTCGAATGCAATTTGATGATTGCATTTTAGGCTTGGAGTTTGTGGCTTACTCATAAATCCGATGCGTTTGGACACTTGGATTTCGAATTGCCTTGTTTTCATCCTCCTTAACAATTTCTCTTTTCAAAAGTTGTGTAATGGGATGGCCAGGTTGTCTCATGAGAGCTGTGCTTGACCAAGTCTTTCATCTATCACTATGTTTGATTTCggattttcttttacttttgttTTCTTTGATTCTCAATTTTTGTTGGCTTTTCCATGTGTCGATTTACAGTGATTTGGAAAATTTACTAGTAATTCCATTTCATTGGTTTCTATCACAATCGCATTATTATCAACGTTTCTGCATCATTTTGCAATATATTGATGACGTTTACACGAGATTTTGTTATTTTGCAGTGTGTTTCATCTCATATTCAGACCAAGTGTGAAGAGTTTACTAACAATATAAAAGTTGTTAGAAAATAGTCTTTGACCAGCTGAAGCATactgattttcattttttaattttatccgaaaaataaagaaaacattAATATGACCAATGACTTCGTATAGTCCACTAACAGATGGTGTTAAAATGGGATGTACGCtttgataaataaacaaaattaaagttgatATTGACATTATTGCTTTTGTGAGATGTAAAAAAGGGcaaaacaacaaataaataaagggCGAATTGGAAATTCTGATGTGGCCGGCACTATCTCTGCTGGCCAAGAAATAGactttttccttttaaatttTGTGACTAGGCAGAATTTTAAATTAGGGCCCTTCAAAATGGATAATAAAGTTACATAAAGTCAATTACTATTATTCAGTTTGTATCGTTTATAATAAGGTCCCCACAGGAAAAGCAGTTTCACGGATTTGATAGCTATAATATTGACATACGGTATAACGTTCCCATTGTATAAACCCAAGTAGGAGTTGGGCTTGAATATTTCGTTATTTATGAGTTTGAGATAGTTCGATAAatacagatttttttt
This window encodes:
- the LOC131026226 gene encoding uncharacterized protein LOC131026226, which produces MQSSNCIREASKACFNSCCANPHSPAPPSAAAPRRDFVSAILSTLHPSTTFTNHESLPSSRELLSSLRDALPNYFNSVLADSIRAQEYYHFNLSNHVCLDYVGHGLFSYAQKLLPASTSAPPPEERFFDFAYSSTNFTSYLLYGGEEQEFHAAAKRRIFRYMNVSEDDYSVVFTANQSSAFKLLAQSYPFGSQQNLVSLYDYDNEALQVMVEAAGKRGGRPQSAVFSWPTLRVNSRKLRKILMNKNRGLLAFPLQSRMSGARYSYQWMNLARENGWHVLLDASALAAKEMETLGLSLFQPDFLICSFFKIFGENPSGFCCLFVKKSSISVLNQSSTNMGIINLVPPRSSAIDEELHSTPSSSSEEVPSSEIVEVHGNKNALIEFRGLDHADTLGLILISSRLRYLVNWVVNALLSLRHPHSGNGLPLVTLYGPRVRLDRGPALAFNVCDWKGEMVEPVLVQKLADRNNISLSIGFLKNICFGEDKKKMDCGVGVVSASLGMLTNFEDVYRFWAFVARFLDADFVEKERWRYTALNQTTVEV